One part of the Flavobacterium johnsoniae UW101 genome encodes these proteins:
- a CDS encoding 5-formyltetrahydrofolate cyclo-ligase: MPTNKKELRLHYKNLRAALSESDIEEKSLAVTNNLIQMPIWDKTYYHVFLPIVEQKEIDTEFILHLLSGKDKEIVISKSDFETREMSHFLLTDNTKIKKNEYNIPEPVNGLPVPTENIEVVFVPLLAFDVFGNRIGYGKGFYDKFLANCKSETIKIGLSFFESVDQIDDVFESDIKLDYCVTPLKIYTF; this comes from the coding sequence ATGCCGACGAATAAAAAAGAATTACGACTTCATTATAAAAACCTTCGGGCAGCACTTTCTGAAAGTGATATCGAAGAAAAAAGTCTGGCTGTAACCAATAATTTAATTCAGATGCCTATTTGGGATAAAACCTATTATCATGTTTTTCTTCCTATTGTAGAACAAAAAGAAATCGATACTGAATTTATTCTGCATTTACTTTCAGGAAAAGATAAAGAAATTGTGATTTCAAAAAGTGATTTTGAAACCAGAGAAATGTCTCATTTTTTATTGACGGATAATACCAAAATCAAAAAAAACGAATACAATATTCCGGAGCCGGTAAACGGACTTCCTGTTCCAACAGAAAATATAGAAGTTGTTTTTGTACCGCTTTTAGCTTTTGATGTTTTTGGAAACCGAATTGGTTACGGTAAAGGTTTTTATGATAAATTCTTAGCCAATTGTAAATCCGAAACCATAAAAATTGGTCTTTCTTTCTTTGAATCGGTTGATCAGATTGATGATGTTTTTGAATCTGATATAAAATTGGATTATTGCGTAACGCCTTTAAAAATCTATACTTTTTAA
- a CDS encoding tetratricopeptide repeat protein — protein MKNILYLFLLISQVFFAQSSFEKGNALYQKGQYQEAAQVYEDILKENKQQSAELYFNLANSYYKLNKVAPSIYNYEKALVLKPNDPETLNNLKFAKKLTIDEIKEVPKVGFAKLIQNFTGIFDYNQWAKISVAIAFLFLLSFIGYYFSQLTLTKRIYFIAMFIFLVAILLSVSAGMSEKNHFDNDRPAIVFSELSEVRSEPQKAGSAIILLHEGAKVYVMETVGKWKKIELTDGQEGWIDATTIKEVK, from the coding sequence TCTTTTTTTACTAATCTCTCAGGTTTTCTTTGCTCAAAGCAGCTTTGAAAAAGGAAATGCTTTGTACCAAAAGGGACAATATCAGGAAGCTGCTCAGGTTTATGAAGATATTCTTAAAGAAAACAAACAGCAGTCGGCAGAGTTATATTTTAACCTGGCAAATAGTTATTACAAACTAAATAAGGTTGCTCCTTCTATCTATAATTATGAAAAAGCATTGGTATTAAAACCCAATGATCCTGAAACTTTAAACAACCTTAAGTTTGCCAAAAAACTAACAATTGATGAAATTAAAGAAGTTCCAAAAGTAGGTTTTGCAAAACTGATTCAGAACTTTACCGGCATTTTTGATTACAATCAATGGGCAAAAATTTCTGTTGCCATTGCCTTTTTGTTTTTGCTTAGTTTTATTGGTTATTATTTTTCGCAGCTTACCCTTACTAAAAGAATTTACTTTATTGCAATGTTCATTTTCTTAGTAGCAATATTATTAAGTGTTTCAGCAGGAATGTCTGAAAAAAACCATTTTGACAATGATCGTCCTGCCATTGTGTTTTCTGAATTAAGTGAAGTTCGAAGCGAACCGCAAAAAGCAGGTTCTGCCATAATATTACTTCATGAAGGCGCAAAAGTGTATGTTATGGAAACCGTTGGAAAATGGAAAAAAATTGAATTAACTGACGGTCAGGAAGGCTGGATTGATGCTACGACAATTAAGGAAGTAAAATAA
- a CDS encoding succinylglutamate desuccinylase/aspartoacylase family protein, translating into MKNSKPLVIFGESILPGEHKTINVEIARLHTTTKLNIPVIVRRSKHEGPVVLFSAGIHGDEINGVEVVRQIISKKINRPQRGTIICIPIINMYGFVNKSREFPDGRDLNRVFPGSKKGSLASRFAFHIVEQILPIIDYAVDFHAGGASRFNVPQIRITENNMELKLLADIFNAPFTLYSKNIGGSFRNTCEKANIKMLLFEGGKSLDINNAVANEGVKGVKRLLNYLNMLDPKHIVEPALESSIYIKYSVWLRAKCSGLLHDYNMAGKFVTKGTILAIITDPFGKFEQKVKAPHDGYVINANHSPIVYEGDAIYHISKNSPVNADE; encoded by the coding sequence ATGAAAAATAGTAAGCCCTTGGTTATTTTTGGCGAGTCGATTCTGCCGGGAGAACATAAAACCATAAATGTCGAAATAGCGCGATTGCATACTACGACAAAACTCAATATTCCTGTAATTGTTCGTCGTTCAAAGCATGAAGGTCCGGTTGTTTTATTTTCGGCAGGAATTCACGGCGACGAAATAAACGGTGTAGAGGTTGTTCGACAAATCATCAGTAAAAAAATAAACCGCCCGCAGAGAGGAACAATTATTTGTATTCCAATTATCAACATGTACGGCTTTGTGAATAAATCCCGCGAGTTTCCTGACGGACGCGATTTAAATCGTGTTTTTCCCGGAAGTAAAAAAGGTTCTTTGGCAAGCCGATTTGCTTTTCATATTGTCGAACAGATTTTACCCATTATAGATTATGCAGTCGATTTTCATGCCGGAGGCGCAAGCCGTTTTAATGTACCGCAGATTCGAATTACCGAAAATAACATGGAGTTGAAATTACTGGCCGATATTTTTAATGCACCTTTTACCTTGTATTCAAAAAATATTGGAGGCTCTTTTAGAAATACCTGCGAAAAAGCGAATATTAAAATGCTGCTTTTTGAAGGAGGAAAATCGCTTGATATAAATAATGCTGTTGCCAATGAAGGAGTGAAAGGAGTGAAGCGGTTATTGAATTATTTAAATATGCTGGATCCTAAGCATATTGTAGAGCCGGCTTTAGAATCGTCTATCTATATAAAATATTCGGTTTGGCTGCGTGCAAAATGCTCCGGTTTGCTGCATGATTATAATATGGCGGGTAAGTTTGTAACCAAAGGTACTATCTTAGCTATAATTACAGATCCGTTTGGAAAGTTTGAGCAGAAAGTAAAAGCGCCGCATGACGGATATGTTATTAATGCCAATCATTCGCCAATTGTTTACGAAGGCGATGCAATTTATCATATATCTAAAAATTCTCCTGTAAATGCCGACGAATAA